A genomic stretch from Ficedula albicollis isolate OC2 chromosome 4A, FicAlb1.5, whole genome shotgun sequence includes:
- the LOC101810361 gene encoding collagen alpha-1(I) chain-like: MPQLRLTEATLCPGTRWSHLSPQAATEALAAAAARGGGSRWRCPPPLPPRLRREQRARSREEPGAASPIPGGAGSSGPDPGRSREQRARSREEPGAAGPIPGGAGSSGPDPGRSREQRARSREEPGAAGPIPGGAGSSGPDPGRSREQRARSREEPGAAGPIPGGAGSSGPDPGRSREQRARSREEPGAAGPIPGGAGSSGPDPGRSREQRARSREEPGAAGPIPGGAGSSGPDPGRSREQRARSREEPGAAGPIPGGAGSSGPDPGRSREQRARSREEPGAAGPIPGGAGSSGPDPGRSREQRARSREEPGAAGPIPGGAGSSGPDPGRSREQRARSREEPGAAGPIPGGAGSSGPDPGRSREQRARSREEPGAAGPIAGVGRFRVQP; encoded by the coding sequence ATGCCACAGTTAAGATTAACTGAGGCCACCTTGTGCCCCGGGACTCGCTGGTCGCATTTATCCCCCCAAGCTGCGACCGAGGCTCTGGCCGCGGCTGCAGCGCGCGGTGGTGGCAGCAGGTGGCGCTGTCCCCCGCCGCTGCCGCCGCGGCTCCGCCGGGAGCAGCGAGCCCGATCCCGGGAGGAGCCGGGAGCAGCGAGCCCGATCCCGGGAGGAGCCGGGAGCAGCGGGCCCGATCCCGGGAGGAGCCGGGAGCAGCGGGCCCGATCCCGGGAGGAGCCGGGAGCAGCGGGCCCGATCCCGGGAGGAGCCGGGAGCAGCGGGCCCGATCCCGGGAGGAGCCGGGAGCAGCGGGCCCGATCCCGGGAGGAGCCGGGAGCAGCGGGCCCGATCCCGGGAGGAGCCGGGAGCAGCGGGCCCGATCCCGGGAGGAGCCGGGAGCAGCGGGCCCGATCCCGGGAGGAGCCGGGAGCAGCGGGCCCGATCCCGGGAGGAGCCGGGAGCAGCGGGCCCGATCCCGGGAGGAGCCGGGAGCAGCGGGCCCGATCCCGGGAGGAGCCGGGAGCAGCGGGCCCGATCCCGGGAGGAGCCGGGAGCAGCGGGCCCGATCCCGGGAGGAGCCGGGAGCAGCGGGCCCGATCCCGGGAGGAGCCGGGAGCAGCGGGCCCGATCCCGGGAGGAGCCGGGAGCAGCGGGCCCGATCCCGGGAGGAGCCGGGAGCAGCGGGCCCGATCCCGGGAGGAGCCGGGAGCAGCGGGCCCGATCCCGGGAGGAGCCGGGAGCAGCGGGCCCGATCCCGGGAGGAGCCGGGAGCAGCGGGCCCGATCCCGGGAGGAGCCGGGAGCAGCGGGCCCGATCCCGGGAGGAGCCGGGAGCAGCGGGCCCGATCCCGGGAGGAGCCGGGAGCAGCGGGCCCGATCCCGGGAGGAGCCGGGAGCAGCGGGCCCGATCCCGGGAGGAGCCGGGAGCAGCGGGCCCGATCCCGGGAGGAGCCGGGAGCAGCGGGCCCGATCCCGGGAGGAGCCGGGAGCAGCGGGCCCGATCCCGGGAGGAGCCGGGAGCAGCGGGCCCGATCCCGGGAGGAGCCGGGAGCAGCGGGCCCGATCCCGGGAGGAGCCGGGAGCAGCGGGCCCGATCGCGGGGGTGGGGCGGTTCCGTGTTCAGCCTTGA